CCAATGGTAGCGTCACGGTAGAAGTGTTCGGCTCCAACCAGCTGGGGACCGCAGCTGAGCATGTGCAGCAACTGCGTGACGGTGTCATTCAGGCAACCCTGACGTCGACGGGGGCGCTGGCCAGTTATTATCCGCGGATTGACGTGCTGAATCTGCCCTTTGCTTTTGCCAATAACTCCTCCACCTACGCTGTCTTTGATGGGGCATTTGGCGAGGCACTGGCCGCAGACATCGAGGAAACCCTGGGCGATGTGGTTGTGCTCGGTTTCCCGGATACCGGCGGTTTTTTTGCGGTCACCAATTCGCAGCGTGCGATTGCAAATCTGGAAGATTTCGACGGCATTCGCATCCGCACGATGACGCTGCCGTCGCACCAGACCATCGTTAAGGCATTGGGAGCAGAGGCTTATCCGCTCAGCTGGGGCGAGGTATATTCCGGCCTGCAGACTGGCGTGATCGACGGTCAGATGAATCCCGTTCCGATCATCTCCTTCGCCAACTTCGCCGAAGTGCAGAAATATATGACGTTAACCAACCACCTGTTCTCGCCCTATACCTTCATGGTGAACCGCGCCTTCTTTGAAGGCCTGAGCGAAAGCGAACAGGCCACCTTGCGCGTTGCAGCCGAGAATTGCGTGACTGCGAGCCGCGGCATTTCCCGGGTCATCGAGGCCTCAGACCGTGGCCTGGCCGGACTGATGGGCAAAATTGAAGTCACTGCCCTGAGCGACGAACAGCGCAGCGCCATGGCAGGTGCGACACAGCCCGCCTTTGAGGCGCATGTGGCGGAGAACCTGGATGCCAAAGCATCTGAGCTGCTGACATTGTTTAAGTCCGAAGTCGAAGCCGCCAACGTGGACGGCTATTTGAACTGACATTGGAATGGCAGGGGGGCGGCCGTCGTCCCCCTGCGATACGATCGATCCTAAGGATATTATTATGCGTGTGTTCTGTGCATCTCTGGCGACAGAAACGAACTCTTTTTCGCCGCTGCGCACGGATTTCACCGACTTTGAGCAGAGCTTTTATGCCGCGCCCGGTGAGCATCCGGAAACCCCGACCCTGTGCAGCGCGGTCTTTCCGGCACTTCGCAAGAGGGTGCAAAGCGAAGGGATCGAACTGATTGAAGGCACCGCAACATGGGCGGAGCCGGGTGGGCTGGTCAGCCGCTCTACCTGGGAGCGGCTGCGCAACGAAGTGCTGGATCAACTCCGTGCGGCGCTGCCGGTAGATGCCGCCATCTTTGGTCTGCATGGTGCAATGATCGCCGACGGCTGTGTCGATTGTGAAGGTGAACTGCTGGAACAGGCACGCAGGATAGCGGGGCCGAATTGCAAAATTGGCGTGAGCTTTGATCCGCACAGCC
The genomic region above belongs to Phaeobacter gallaeciensis DSM 26640 and contains:
- a CDS encoding TRAP transporter substrate-binding protein, which gives rise to MKTFTKGIAAAALTTTLTATSAMADGGVIRFGHDNKTDPFENPAHACTAVFSNIVTADTNGSVTVEVFGSNQLGTAAEHVQQLRDGVIQATLTSTGALASYYPRIDVLNLPFAFANNSSTYAVFDGAFGEALAADIEETLGDVVVLGFPDTGGFFAVTNSQRAIANLEDFDGIRIRTMTLPSHQTIVKALGAEAYPLSWGEVYSGLQTGVIDGQMNPVPIISFANFAEVQKYMTLTNHLFSPYTFMVNRAFFEGLSESEQATLRVAAENCVTASRGISRVIEASDRGLAGLMGKIEVTALSDEQRSAMAGATQPAFEAHVAENLDAKASELLTLFKSEVEAANVDGYLN